The Pantoea alfalfae genome includes a region encoding these proteins:
- a CDS encoding alkene reductase encodes MPSLFTPLNLGDLTLRNRIVLPPLTRCRSEQPGNIPGELMVEYYRQRASAGLMITEGTQIEPRGQGYAWTPGIHSDAQIAGWKKVTEAVHQEGATIFCQLWHVGRVSHNELQPGKQAPVAPSAIAADNVRIFIETGPGAGILTAPSEPRVLTNAEVKEIVALYRRAAENAKEAGFDGVELHSANGYLINQFISEHTNFRTDEYGGSAENRLRFLREVVEAVSSVFGSHRVGVRFAPLFSSTDEERVYLGLVESDPHATYIRAAQLLNELEVGYLSIAEADWDNSPDMPECFRVALREAFRSPIIYSGRYTAEKAKRMLDNGWGDLAGFGRSFIANPDLPARIKSGYPLNEVDNASLYGGTEKGYTDYPVFQS; translated from the coding sequence ATGCCGTCACTTTTTACCCCCCTGAACCTGGGCGATCTCACGCTTCGTAACCGCATTGTATTGCCGCCGCTGACGCGTTGTCGCAGTGAACAGCCGGGCAATATTCCCGGCGAGTTGATGGTGGAGTATTACCGCCAGCGTGCCAGCGCGGGACTGATGATCACCGAAGGCACCCAGATTGAACCTCGCGGGCAGGGCTATGCATGGACGCCGGGGATCCACAGCGACGCTCAGATCGCTGGCTGGAAAAAGGTGACAGAGGCGGTACATCAGGAAGGCGCAACGATTTTCTGTCAGCTCTGGCATGTTGGTCGCGTCTCTCACAATGAACTTCAGCCCGGTAAACAGGCACCGGTTGCCCCTTCAGCCATCGCGGCTGATAACGTCCGGATATTTATTGAAACCGGACCTGGTGCCGGGATACTGACCGCACCCAGCGAACCACGGGTACTGACCAACGCGGAAGTAAAAGAGATCGTGGCGCTTTACCGACGCGCAGCGGAAAATGCAAAAGAGGCGGGTTTTGACGGTGTGGAACTGCATTCCGCCAACGGTTATCTGATTAACCAGTTTATTTCGGAGCACACCAACTTCCGTACGGATGAATATGGCGGTTCAGCAGAGAATCGTCTGCGTTTTCTGCGTGAAGTGGTTGAGGCGGTCAGCTCGGTATTTGGCAGCCACCGTGTTGGCGTGCGGTTTGCGCCGCTGTTTTCGAGTACCGACGAAGAGCGCGTCTATCTTGGCCTGGTTGAAAGCGATCCCCACGCAACCTACATCCGCGCCGCTCAGCTTCTGAATGAGCTGGAAGTTGGTTATCTCTCTATTGCCGAAGCGGACTGGGATAATAGCCCGGATATGCCAGAGTGTTTCCGGGTTGCACTGAGGGAAGCATTCCGATCGCCGATCATCTATTCCGGTCGCTACACGGCGGAAAAAGCAAAGCGTATGCTGGATAACGGCTGGGGCGACCTGGCGGGTTTTGGCCGCTCGTTTATCGCGAATCCCGATTTGCCTGCGCGCATTAAATCGGGCTATCCGCTGAATGAGGTCGACAACGCCTCCCTGTATGGCGGCACTGAGAAAGGCTATACTGACTATCCTGTTTTTCAATCCTGA
- a CDS encoding ArsR/SmtB family transcription factor: MSPENALKLLSNPTRVAVLKWLKNPDEAFAGYSQLYPFAQYGVCATLIQDKAGLSQPATSLCLKALHNAGLVEASKVGKWTYYRRAELRIREITDVVTQSLQAL; this comes from the coding sequence ATGTCCCCCGAAAATGCCCTGAAGTTACTGTCCAACCCGACCAGAGTGGCAGTACTGAAGTGGCTTAAAAATCCTGACGAAGCGTTTGCGGGCTATTCGCAGCTCTATCCCTTCGCTCAGTATGGCGTCTGTGCCACCCTCATCCAGGACAAGGCGGGCTTATCACAGCCCGCTACCTCGTTATGTCTGAAAGCCCTGCACAATGCGGGACTGGTCGAAGCCAGCAAAGTCGGGAAATGGACCTACTATCGCCGCGCTGAATTGCGTATTCGTGAAATAACCGACGTGGTGACACAATCGCTGCAGGCGCTTTAG
- a CDS encoding FAD-dependent oxidoreductase codes for MSRWSVLGSGVAGLCVATLLRERGESVEIITQQDCRAASHWAGGMLAPWCEAESAPPQVIEWGQHAAAWWAQRVVGVEQQGTLVVAPPRDSRELTRFASMTEQHRWVAPGDIEPALENRFARGLFFAAEAHLDPRRALQQLRDTLQDAGVPFHSGKSGGKIIDCRGIHALDHQAALRAVRGEMLILQSTDVQLSRPVRLLHPRFPCYLVPRAGGHFMLGATMVESHDSSPISGRAMMELLSAAYSLHPALAEARIVESGTGLRPAYRQNLPEVRYENGRFSLNGLYRHGFLLAPIMAEKLMLQLTQEMTHASST; via the coding sequence ATGAGCCGCTGGTCGGTGCTCGGCAGCGGCGTCGCCGGGCTGTGCGTCGCCACACTGCTCAGGGAGCGGGGAGAATCCGTCGAAATTATTACGCAGCAGGACTGTCGTGCCGCCTCGCACTGGGCGGGCGGTATGCTTGCGCCCTGGTGCGAAGCGGAAAGCGCGCCGCCGCAGGTGATCGAATGGGGCCAGCATGCGGCGGCCTGGTGGGCGCAACGCGTTGTTGGCGTTGAGCAGCAGGGCACGCTGGTGGTTGCGCCGCCGCGAGACAGTCGCGAACTGACGCGCTTCGCCAGCATGACGGAGCAGCATCGGTGGGTTGCGCCCGGTGACATCGAACCGGCGCTGGAAAATCGTTTCGCCCGTGGCCTGTTTTTTGCCGCAGAGGCGCATCTTGATCCGCGTCGCGCACTACAGCAACTGCGCGACACACTGCAGGACGCTGGCGTACCGTTTCACAGCGGTAAATCCGGTGGCAAAATTATCGACTGCCGCGGCATTCACGCTCTTGATCATCAGGCCGCCCTGCGCGCCGTGCGGGGCGAAATGCTGATCCTGCAATCAACCGACGTACAGCTCTCCCGTCCGGTCCGTCTGCTGCATCCGCGCTTTCCCTGCTATCTGGTGCCGCGTGCCGGAGGCCACTTCATGCTCGGAGCCACCATGGTCGAAAGTCACGACAGCAGCCCGATCAGCGGCAGGGCGATGATGGAGTTGCTGAGCGCGGCTTACAGCCTGCATCCGGCGCTGGCTGAAGCGCGCATCGTGGAGAGTGGCACCGGTCTGCGTCCCGCCTACCGTCAGAACCTGCCGGAAGTCCGCTATGAAAATGGCCGCTTCTCGTTAAACGGGCTGTACCGCCACGGCTTTTTACTGGCCCCGATCATGGCTGAAAAACTCATGCTGCAACTCACTCAGGAGATGACTCATGCGAGTTCAACTTAA